Proteins encoded together in one Anopheles darlingi chromosome 3, idAnoDarlMG_H_01, whole genome shotgun sequence window:
- the LOC125954601 gene encoding leucine-rich repeats and immunoglobulin-like domains protein sma-10 → MGSFRAVILSLTLLSQFYGGFGQYASSSWGNTQTTAARNNYPGNTYYGWNGNSVAPGRVDTNRYSRISCRENAINYDCLFKDVHIEENEAVSTDRFSDYGLPHASAVKSLAFTSSTVRRLPAALLDTFRNTVLLNLQDLQLRTIDRDAFAYGEQLQQLYLSSNGLTQLEQGVFDSLRAMNVIMLNRNHLSFLPEGLFYRNEMLLSVSITHNSLTRIEDSTFAYNRYLESVNVSSNSIEHFDLSRLTTAFEIDVSHNRLRQVKIPTELRRLFASHNHIDRIVTIGQNRKLKVLDLSNNKLTTVSWASMYSELEELDLGHNEIEDVQHVHFPAQIKLKKLLLNNNRLFTFDLSNGRLRQLQVLDLSYNQLTYVDSNSKIFDRLQQLYLHNNAIVTLRLSANNSLQNISLSNNDWDCANLRTQLALIDPSAIRDANESSCPQGYIIERRLCCKETKIVYLDRLLVAIRQRNVFELAKRNQCDDYQNAVVDIDMLNAALATASVQSLETLRSEVSELQSIVVSLSVEKQNTEQLLDKVNHNLIVQLGRYGAGLEGLDTPLLMVNELITRLENRHKLLRNQTIEKKEKVQLMKKQKDEHKATVDSLEIALNNKKAFLTMIGLLIRAFSTQ, encoded by the exons ATGGGGAGCTTCCGGGCGGTTATATTGAG TTTAACTCTGTTGAGTCAGTTCTATGGTGGCTTCGGGCAGTACGCATCGTCGTCCTGGGGCAACACTCAGACGACAGCAGCAAGAAACAATTACCCCGGTAACACGTACTATGGATGGAACGGCAACAGTGTGGCACCCGGAAGGGTGGACACCAACAGATACTCGCGCATTTCGTGTAGGGAAAATGCGATCAATTACGATTGCCTTTTCAAAGATGTGCACATCGAGGAAAACGAAGCGGTATCGACAGACCGCTTCAGCGATTATGGACTACCGCACGCCAGTGCCGTAAAGTCGCTGGCGTTTACGAGCTCCACTGTTAGGCGTTTGCCCGCAGCACTGCTGGACACGTTTCGGAACACCGTACTGCTTAACCTGCAGGATCTGCAACTaagaacgatcgatcgcgatgccTTCGCCTATGGggagcagctacagcagctgTACCTAAGTTCGAATGGATTGACGCAGCTTGAACAGGGCGTATTCGACAGTCTGCGTGCAATGAATGTGATAATGCTAAATAGAAACcatctttcgtttcttccGGAGGGCTTGTTTTACCGCAACGAGATGCTGCTTAGTGTGTCAATAACACATAACAGTCTTACGCGCATCGAAGATAGTACCTTCGCGTACAATCGTTATTTGGAGAGTGTCAATGTTTCTAGCAACAGTATCGAACACTTTGACCTGAGTCGGCTTACTACAGCTTTCGAGATTGATGTTAGCCATAACCGTCTTAGACAGGTGAAGATTCCGACAGAGTTGAGAAGACTATTCGCCTCCCATAATCATATCGATCGCATAGTAACCATTGGACAAAACAGGAAACTGAAGGTGCTCGATCTTTCGAATAACAAGCTAACGACCGTTTCCTGGGCATCGATGTACTCGGAACTGGAAGAGCTCGATCTGGGGCACAACGAAATTGAAGACGTGCAGCATGTGCATTTCCCCGCGCAAATAAAGCtgaagaagctgttgctgAACAACAATCGTTTGTTCACCTTCGACCTCTCTAACGGACGCCTCAGACAACTGCAGGTGTTGGATCTGTCGTACAATCAGTTAACGTATGTGGACAGCAACAGTAAGATCTTCGACAGGCTACAGCAGCTGTATCTACACAATAACGCTATCGTAACGCTAAGATTATCAGCCAACAACTCGTTACAGAACATCAGCCTTTCGAATAATGATTGGGATTGTGCGAATCTACGCACACAGCTCGCGCTGATTGACCCATCGGCTATCCGGGATGCTAACGAGTCCTCATGCCCACAAGGATACATTATTGAGCGTCGGTTGTGTTGCAAGGAAACTAAAATTGTGTATCTCGATCGGTTGTTGGTAGCGATCAGGCAGAGAAATGTGTTTGAATTGGCCAAACGAAATCAGTGCGATGATTACCAGAATGCGGTCGTGGATATTGACATGTTGAATGCGGCTCTGGCAACGGCCTCCGTGCAGTCGCTCGAAACGCTCAGGAGCGAAGTAAGCGAGCTGCAATCCATTGTTGTATCATTATCAGTTGAGAAACAAAACACGGAGCAGTTGTTGGACAAAGTAAATCATAATCTCATTGTTCAATTGGGCCGATATGGTGCAGGGCTTGAAGGTTTGGATACACCACTGTTGATGGTGAACGAATTGATTACGCGGCTAGAGAATCGTCATAAACTTTTAAGAAACCAAACCatcgagaaaaaggaaaaagtccAGCTGATGAAAAAGCAGAAAGATGAACACAAAGCAACTGTTGATTCGTTGGAAATCGCTTTAAATAACAAAAAGGCCTTTCTAACAATGATTGGTTTGTTAATCCGCGCTTTTTCTACTCAGTAG